acattggtattatttcgtttttgtaaatttttttagaatttttttattttattaatattatattgtgtgtaTTCTAGAGGTGGTCGGATTTTTGTAGCATTTTATCGCCGGATtgcgtttataaggtaaatatttattaacttgatatataatatatatgtatatattttgtgttttattattgaatatgtgtttatatatatcttgtgtgtatatactatttgtgtattttgtgtatttgtattgtatatatatttgttgtgaatgagaatgagaggtagtaggaatttaattagtttagagataaagtttttaaaataatggtagtgtgaatatataattgattatatatgtatatatatttatatgttattttttaaaaaattaactattgaaattagtaactagctagtaacttgctactttgtttaataactagtaagtaatttaataattaaaattttaaattggttgtatattgcattatgttattggttgtgtgctaatatttgagggtcgacatatttcggtgttgatcgaatttgcaataggtatatccatccactaaccttttgttagtataaataattatcaatgcatgcttagttgagtttgaatatcttaaatattcatccgtagtgaagtaggttctgcgaatacatgtactgcggtcggatgggtggataaattttgtattgtttatgttagtttctttgttctgtattgttatatttgttttgtttgttactttaggcacttttaaaatttttgggaacgtccaattacggtagttatgctgccaaaatttcaGTAGAGTTTggatcaaattttattataaaaaacataaatgttaaaggaaaagtacataacataaataactaggttattactcgctagttgtaagaaattaggtgacataacacattcatatttgactcaaaacatgttcgtgttagtaggtctttatctttgactcaaaacatgttcgtgaaattaggtgacatttgttttgtttgttactttaggcacttgtcttgtataatctaattgatgtgtctatgcatttattatacttagtaggtctttatatttgactcataacatgttcgtgttagtaccatgattatcaatgtcaaagttcatatttgaaaggttctcaaattttgtttattaatggtattaggaaaatgttattaatagatttaaattttttggaAACGTTCAATTATAGCCGTTATGCTGacgaaattttggtagaattaggataatatttgattttcgtttctcttaaacttggttgttaggattttatcggaagtgactttatcggaagtcaagtacataatttttggtataaggtatgttttctttaacttacttttgtaagaatattttttatatatatttagataatccttaaatacttagagtaattttcgaataatattaatacataggATAGATATTGTTGAGTGTTAATGATGGATATAGTAAgctaaaaaaacaaacaaaaatattgggataatatactaattattatacaaaacataacttaaaaaattataaaaataataataatatactagaaaaatacaaacccatattataaaatttaaatgtatagaaatattaaattacataaaaattaaaatattacacattattttattattcaataaactaattattatacaaaacataacttaaaaaattataaaaataataataatatactagaaaaatacaaccccctattataaaatttaaatgtataaaaatattaaattacataaaaattaaaatattacacattattttattattcaataaactaattattatacaaaacataacttaaaaaattataaaaataataataatatactagaaaaatacaaacccatattataaaatttaaatgtataaaaatattaaattacataaaaattaaaatattacacattattttaatattcaatatactaattattatataaaacataacttaaaaaattataaaaatgatactaaaatactagaatacaaacacatattaattataaaatataaaatattaataaaaaaatacctaatatacaaacatatagagcaatgtaaatttgtatttatttaactttttaattaaattttatttatgctttaatttaatttaattaataatacaaaaataaatttagatttttaataaatgtaaaaaaaatatggcgtcggtttttataaaccctttagcgtcgccctgatcagcgtcggtagcgaatttcgcgaaaaccgacgctgaaagggcttaaaaaccgcctctaaagggggtttttgtagtagtggaaaattaaatatatcatacataaaatacataatctattaaaattaatttaaagatAAAACATAATGCATATTTCAACAATAATCCGATTCTCAGAAACCATTTTTTCTTTGTTCTAGAAAAATTAAGTCACAAAAGTAGTCAaattaaacataataataataatggatgAATTAGTTTATGAGGTTTTTTCAACCTCAATATTTTCAATCTTGTTTTGGTAGCTATTGGAGACCATTTATGTAGAAGATTCTTAAATATAAcctaaaagtaataataacggGTTAGGAATTCAACCGATACAAAAACATATTGAGAGAACTtggataaaaaaattaaaataaaaaatagaacgtAAAAGTTTAACCAAATTAATGTGAAAATAGCAGCAAATGTTGAAAACAAGTCCCTTCATAAaatctatatttatttattaatttcatgCAAATGATCTCATAAGTTTCGGTAATTTCTCAAATAATAGTCAAATAccgtaaattaattaataaattttttaatatataaatatattaatatgcaTGCCCCAGGTGTGAGAGAAATAAAGAATGAGCTGGTAAGTTTGAAATTAGAGAAATAATAAGAAGTAATTTACTTATTCTtctcttatatttttaatattaattgtaataaaaaaaaaatgaaagaaacaaCATTTATAATTATGTCATCTACAACcgacaattaataattattcgcGCGATGCCGTGAGACCTCGGTTTagatcttattattattataattaaaatattaattaaaagtttcttaaaaataaagaaatgacTTAAAAGTGCCGAACGTAGAGTAAAACGCCATGCATGCATTATATAGTACATAGAgagtaattaattttgaaaaatatattaaaaacatttttctttcttattaaataataacttaaatattttttttttttttgagataataataacttcaatatttgttgtgaaaagaaaaaaaaaacacttcaaTTTGTTGAAATAAACAAATTTGAGAGTGTTTTTTTCAAATTAGTATAGATTTTTTATAAACATTTTTAACCTTAATGAGTATTAAAATCATATAGGCGTAAATGgctatataaattaataaagtatataAGAGCAACTCTAACGTTGCTCTAGAATTTGAGTTTAGTGCATTATATATTCTCTCCACGATGTTGTAGCTACAGTGCATGACATATATGATATGAAACTGTAGCTAGGAcatcgttttttttttccttttcattattatttaatttatatatattatttctatCTATAATATATTGTGtgcataaattatttttttatttacaatttaagtaaaagattattaaattttttgtatatttttttttttaaaatttacaaacaatATAAACATTACAAATTTAAACAcaccaaaattaaaattaaacacacTAAATATTCTTATTAATCAATAGCATAGGCATACTCAATATTACACAATAGATCAAacagaaaaattaatataatagtaaaaatattttttagtgtaatttttagtgttgtggTTAGCTAGAGTGAAAAATTTTTTGACACCAAATTTTGTgccaaatttatatattaatttattaaaatctaGCTTAAAAATCacaattactaattatttaatggaaaaaaaataataattaacaaaacaaaataagaatttacATCTTCATTTTGTTagtaatacaaaaatatataacattttattttacaaaacaaCATAATGTCATGGAAGGTTAGTGCAGAAGAAAgagtaatataaaataaaaggcAAAATatgtagagaaaaaaaaatgttgaataTGGTGGTAGGTAGGAGAAAAAAATCTCAATGAGAAATTGGAAATtagggaagaaaaaaaaaagaaaataaataaagacaAAAAAATCTATATAATAAACTGTATGATATGGTGCAGAGAAGAAaggacaaaaaaaattacaaaaaaatatattctatatatcctaattaaacaaaaaagaattatatatatatgtacaacaCTATACTTTGGATTcccattaaatataaaatattaataatattttggttAATTAAGCATTACAAATCTCAATAGTGAATCTGAATATTCCATAACCAGCGAAGCACAACACAACgtgcaaaattttcttatactTTTTTACAGTTACGCGTGTTACAACATTTTTTCATATACATGTATTTATAGTAAAATTAGATCTCATgtcctttaaaatataaataattatgctTAATATATTCTTAATCAACAACTTTTTGATTAGAACCCCAGCAATGGAGACTTTCTActtccttttatttatttaattatatcttaaaaTTCCAATTGGCGTGTCTATGGCGGCTCTCCAAACCCTTCAATTTTGACTCTTCAAAAAACTCACATATTGAATATTTCAATTTAGGAACTTTCGTATATAGAAGAATATATAGCCATATATGATGATGAGAGTTCATCTTCAGAGCTTTCATTTTCAAACCCATAAAATCTCCAGTACTACTGTTCTCTAACAAATTACATAATGGGTAGAATTATGCAACTACAAGAGTCTTCTTCTCGGCTCCATAGCCGAACCATCACCAAGCTCAGAATATTATCAGCTCTTTTAGTTGTCGTAGGATTACTCTTCGTTGTTTTCTCAGATGGTTTTATGATCTTCACTACTAATTCTTTGAATAAAAACAGAGACAGAGATATCATTACTTCTTCTTCTAAGGTTCTAATAATTAAATCTGCTATTATCAAACAGAGTAGTTTTCGTCTTTATTCCGTACAAGACGACAATCAAAACGACGATGAAAATACCAAAACGACGAAGACCGTAATCAATCCTTTTGTTCCACCCTTTAATTCTACAGAGAGTGAAAGAATAGCTTGGTTTCAGAAGAAATTGCCGGAGCTCCATATTTTCAAATCGGATAAAGCAAGCAAGAAATTCCACAGTCGGGTTTTACAATTTTTTGACCCGAGTTGCGAAGTTCGGGTCTTCATGACGTGGATTTCTCCAGCGACGTCGTTTGGTAACCGTGAATTATTGTGTGTTGAGAGTCTCTTCAAGGCCCATCCAAAAGGGTGTTTGATTATTCTTTCGAGAACTCTTGACTCCGTTACAGGTTACAGAATCCTTAAACCACTAATCGATCGTCGTTTCAAGGTTCAACCCGTTACACCTGAGTTGTCGTTTTTGTTAAACGACACTCCCGCGGAGGCTTGGTTAAACGACATTAAAAATGGGAATAGAGATCCGGGTGAGATTCCTTTGGCTCAGAACTTGTCTAATCTTATGAGACTTGCTGTTTTGTACAAATACGGCGGCGTTTATTTAGATACAGATTTTGTCGTTTTGAAGCCTTTAAATGGGTTGAGAAACTCTATTGGAGCACAGAGTATTGATGTGGGGTCCAAAAACTGGTCGAGATTAAACAATGCTGTTTTGATCTTTGATATGAATCATCCACTTCTGTTGAAGTTTTTAGAGGAATTTGCTTCAACTTTTGATGGGAATAAGTGGGGTTATAATGGACCTTACTTGGTCTCTAGGGTGGTCCGTAGAGTGCAGACAAGTCCTGAACAACTCAACTTTACAATCCTATCTCCTATGGCCTTTTATCCAGTAGACTGGACTAAGATTGGTGGGCTTTTTCAGAAGCCCAAAAATGAGGCCCAATCCAAATGGGTGAAAGCCAAGTTGCGTCAGCTTAGTGGAGAGGCTTATGGAGTTCACTTGTGGAATAAACAGAGCAACAAATTGTTGATTGAAGAAGGTAGCATTATTGGGAAGTTAATCTCAGACCATTGTATCTTTTGTATAAATGTTTATACTTATAGAAAGAAACTTTTACTTTCATAAAAACTCATGAAATTTCAGCCTCAGCCTCTTCATCATGTACATGTACAAATACGCAAATTTTGAGAATGTTATACAGTCTCATTTGTTGATAAgacttttttttattcaaatttgtTTGTAAGTTCACATGTTTCCCTTGTAAATAGAGTTTCATTTGTTCTTTTATGAATTGTTCAAGAGATAATCAATcacaatttttatataattctcTTCTTGTGAAATACAATCCTAAGCTTTCTCAATCTAAACCCTTTGCATCTCCAAAACCCAAATCTTGGCAATCTCCTAAATGACCTTTTTCTAGTTAACTTGGGCTTCTTTGCTCTTCTATTCTTAGAGTCAAGCTCTTTATCTTCAAAACTAAGATTTGAACTAATCCCAACTAATCCATCAATCACAGAATCATTGGAGGGTCTAAATTGCTTGATAGATTTCCATGGATCATAGCCTTCATTATCTGAATCACTGCCCCATAGAAGTATAGGCTTAATCACAGGTGAACCACTGTAATGTTCAAAATAGGTGGCCAAACTAGTATGCTCCAATTCAAATAGTCTTCTTAATGATGTGCTTCCAGTTTTCATCAAATTTATCAGACTGTTAGTTCGATGAGATGAAGACAAGGACGATGACGACGCaactgaggaagaagaagaagaagaagaggaagatgctAAAGATGAAGCTGAGTATAGAGATTTTTGATACTCTATTATTTTCCTAATCCTTTCTTTTTTACACTCTGTATCAACATAGAAGCTCTCTTCTTCATCTTTCTCCTCTGTTATCTCTTTAACCTTCATAACCCTACTTGACAGAGACTCTAAAGTAAAGCACAAGAATACCAAAGAAAATCTCTAGGGCAAACAATAAGAGGGTAGTTTAAACTTTAAAGAATAAACTAATAAAAGAGTTTAATCAAAGCCGGCCATAAAAGaacattttgtttttgttaatgAAACACCTTAATTATGCTCCAAAACTTAGGTTATCTAATCATTTAATGAAAGCATAAACAATGCATAAGATAACTATAGCCACAAGTGTATATTGACTGAATATTATAATGAGCTTCAAGAATTATTAACTACACTTCATTTTTTGGTGTACTAAATCTCACTTTCCGAAACTTAACtcataaaagaaagaaagaaattacAAACATAAAATTGAGAGTATTACAAAAAGAAAGGAGCAACTAAAAACTCAATAGTCAAAATATTACAAGAGAAAAGTGAATTgaaaaaggttttttttttctgtgaaATTAATTAGCCATTAAAAGACTCATCAATTTCAATCTTGATTTTCTCATCATTATCAAACTTATCTGGCTTTGGTGGAGCTTGAGGAACCGGTGCCCTCGGTGGTCCTCTGCCTTTGTTCTTGTTCCGAGGCCTcgcctatatatattttttttaaaaaaaaaaaaattgataagtgAATGAAACTGAAACTCGTAATTTGGAGAattaagaagaaagaagaacacTCACATTGCCAAAAGAGTGATTGAAACGCTTTCCTCTTTCAGTTTTCTTATCTCCTCTGCCACAATACACTGAAGGAGAAGAGTAAAATTAGGGCAGAACAAAAGAAAGTTGAAGAAGTAGAATTAGTTAAGCGATTTTCATGTACCTGTTGGGACTGGTGGAGGAGTAGTGGTAATGGCGGAGAGTGAAATCGGAGCTTTGGAAGAAGGAAACGAGGTGGCTAGGGATTCTGATTGAGAGAATGAAATCCGAGAGTTGATGAGGGGGAGTGATTGAGAGGGGATTGGAAGAGCTCCCAGTAAGAGCGACGCCATGGCTGGAGCTCTGAGCTGTAGAGTGGATAAGATATTGGGGGGAAGATTTTGCCAACGTTTTTGGTTTACTGCTTATATTTTTCCTTCCGTTTCATTTTCACTATTTGAAGTATTTGGGCCTCCTTACCTTTTAGGCCCAATACGTCTAGCCCACCACTATGAATCCACTACGAGGCGTGTTAGCTACCAGCATTGGGCTTTTCTTATATATTAAGCTTATTGGACCTGAGTTGAATTTGGGCCATTATCACTACAAGTTCACAAATGacaaaattacactctataccttttttatattgtcttttttattttttccatctttttcaaagtctatcatttttgcctatttttttaaacattgtaccaattttactcctgtcacttcaagatactctaaATGTGAcactcttatgtcagggtattttgggtacaatacatataaaaagaggtatgtttcaattaaatataaaattagagttaaatttaattaattgattaataaaagtggtatttttcaacttaccccagtTCAAATACTATTTATAATGAGAAATTTATatagtatactaacttttgtcatttttttatgaaaatattgtcaggcggtattttttttttacttttttactatgttttttttataagtttcatgctgcagtatactgtgttaagtttttactggtgttctactggtatttttttagttgttctactgttgttttgagttaatttgttttgtgttctactggtgttttataaaaacacagtatttttgattttttttttcgtgtgatagtatttttgtaaaagttaacccgaatttcaatatttttgtaaatgatcctttaaaattggatagttttcaataataccaaacttttcttttttaagaaaataaaaaatacggtATACTACAAAAgtacaaattttatttataaaaatacagatTAATTGTTTGTAAACAACTTTTATATGTTTGTAAAAATCTTTTACATGTTTtggaaacatttttttttttaaaaaaaatataagtatgtatatttgtaattaattattttgttataaaATGCAAAAACAATTGTAAAAGATGGGGCAGAATGTAATTTTTCCTTTGATTTGGCCCAATCACTGTTTTGTAGCAAGCTtactcttttttatttgaaattttagacGAAGGTAGATGAAAATGacactaaatttaaaaattaaggaagtttttggtaacatttttttaatcaacttttttgaaaatatttttcaaaaacatgttctataaaattgttatcacttttaaatttttaaattgagaatcaaaattttaaaaataaaaaaaatcacatttaatattttgaaaCAATATTTTGAACTCCGATCTGTCCCGGACCCAAATTTCCCCAATGGCCTTGTTGCTGAATCTAGCTTCTGACCCGAACTTGAATTTGACCCCGAACGTAAactcgacttaaataaaatataaataaataaataaataaaaataaactttacagaacacaattttgttttctgtttaaattgaaaaataaaagtgattacaaaacgcatttttatttttcaaaaacaaaatttttaaaagcaaattttttacttttattttgtgactaaaagattaaaaaacaaaagtgttaccaaacggtatctaagttaataaatattcatttttttttaaaaaattaccaaatataataaattagccaataaaattataaaaatatatttattacatattattttttttaaaataatatataataattaaattaagttatataatttttttagtattgcatattattatattttaacaaaaataaataaatatattagattattaaagagtttatttcaaaaatacaataaaacaataacaaaaattacaaaaatatggttgtacagaattttaaagatttttacgatttttatgattttatttacagaaaatacggtctttatATAGTATACtgttgttaatttattgttgattttttgttatctgtatgttaatttttgttgttgttttgatgttatttttctgttacttttatgtagttttttttgttgattttgtgttattcttatgaaaaatcgtaaaaatataaaaagaaattctttaaacataaaaatataatttttttacaaaaaattatgtCTTGTGTAATTATCccattattaaatatatac
This region of Cannabis sativa cultivar Pink pepper isolate KNU-18-1 chromosome 7, ASM2916894v1, whole genome shotgun sequence genomic DNA includes:
- the LOC115697924 gene encoding uncharacterized protein LOC115697924, translating into MGRIMQLQESSSRLHSRTITKLRILSALLVVVGLLFVVFSDGFMIFTTNSLNKNRDRDIITSSSKVLIIKSAIIKQSSFRLYSVQDDNQNDDENTKTTKTVINPFVPPFNSTESERIAWFQKKLPELHIFKSDKASKKFHSRVLQFFDPSCEVRVFMTWISPATSFGNRELLCVESLFKAHPKGCLIILSRTLDSVTGYRILKPLIDRRFKVQPVTPELSFLLNDTPAEAWLNDIKNGNRDPGEIPLAQNLSNLMRLAVLYKYGGVYLDTDFVVLKPLNGLRNSIGAQSIDVGSKNWSRLNNAVLIFDMNHPLLLKFLEEFASTFDGNKWGYNGPYLVSRVVRRVQTSPEQLNFTILSPMAFYPVDWTKIGGLFQKPKNEAQSKWVKAKLRQLSGEAYGVHLWNKQSNKLLIEEGSIIGKLISDHCIFCINVYTYRKKLLLS
- the LOC115697925 gene encoding small ribosomal subunit protein bTHXc gives rise to the protein MASLLLGALPIPSQSLPLINSRISFSQSESLATSFPSSKAPISLSAITTTPPPVPTVYCGRGDKKTERGKRFNHSFGNARPRNKNKGRGPPRAPVPQAPPKPDKFDNDEKIKIEIDESFNG